A single window of Rhipicephalus microplus isolate Deutch F79 chromosome 5, USDA_Rmic, whole genome shotgun sequence DNA harbors:
- the LOC142817454 gene encoding uncharacterized protein LOC142817454 has protein sequence MSSGDIGAASTAQLGRGTRNMDESSQDYQIILPRLPSNDSTLHTVFLHADIKARPYRVEDFRDALIRLALLPEVVALGAYQMNHVWAITFKDEEGKKRILAAGDIVVKNQRCITIDPNHQDTKLKIHWLLFNVPDDEVRAALAPYGKVNEIVRERWRVYGCTDKGSSTRVVSIRLKAGLTVDDLPHQLRIAGDLTLVVVAGRAPLCLRCRGTGHIRRDCRAPRCTVCRRFGHNESGCMRTYASVAGPAGGEELSEHHMDEAEAEELIGARREEPKPKLTPLTPRPTGAETTLNKDKGSTKDVQSTRNTQDITALAAQEEMSENMDTSNTCKRPREDAEGEKAATTKEVEQPPAKAMNVRRRPAPNILSERRIAENLPPTQVQQTQPPQQQPMPNQQTLHQRLTDHQQKGPSAGPPADQKPP, from the coding sequence ATGAGCTCCGGCGATATCGGAGCGGCATCAACGGCCCAGCTCGGTCGTGGTACCAGGAACATGGACGAATCGTCACAGGATTATCAGATTATTTTGCCCCGACTGCCATCAAATGATTCAACGCTGCATACTGTTTTTTTGCACGCCGATATCAAGGCGCGGCCGTATCGCGTTGAGGATTTCAGGGACGCTCTTATTCGTTTGGCTTTGCTTCCCGAGGTTGTTGCCTTGGGGGCGTACCAAATGAATCATGTTTGGGCCATCACTTTCAAGGACGAGGAGGGCAAGAAGAGAATACTCGCTGCTGGGGACATTGTGGTGAAGAACCAGCGCTGTATCACTATCGACCCTAACCACCAGGATACGAAGCTGAAGATACACTGGCTATTGTTTAACGTTCCTGACGACGAGGTGAGGGCAGCGTTGGCTCCTTATGGCAAGGTGAACGAAATAGTGCGAGAGCGCTGGCGCGTGTATGGATGCACGGACAAAGGCTCTTCGACGCGAGTGGTGAGCATCAGGCTCAAAGCTGGCCTCACGGTGGATGACCTCCCACATCAGTTGCGGATTGCCGGAGACCTCACGCTAGTTGTCGTCGCGGGAAGAGCACCGCTATGCCTGCGTTGCCGCGGAACAGGTCATATTAGGAGGGATTGCCGAGCCCCGCGTTGTACAGTGTGTCGGCGTTTTGGGCATAATGAGAGCGGCTGTATGAGAACATATGCAAGTGTAGCAGGGCCCGCGGGGGGCGAAGAACTTTCCGAGCATCACATGGACGAGGCTGAAGCAGAAGAGCTGATAGGGGCGCGTCGGGAGGAACCGAAACCCAAGTTGACGCCCCTTACGCCACGCCCCACAGGTGCTGAGACGACGCTTAACAAAGACAAGGGTTCTACAAAAGACGTGCAATCCACGAGGAACACACAAGATATAACGGCGCTTGCAGCACAGGAAGAAATGTCGGAAAACATGGACACGTCAAATACATGTAAAAGGCCCAGGGAAGACGCGGAAGGcgagaaggctgctacaacgaaagAAGTGGAACAACCACCGGCCAAGGCGATGAACGTGCGCCGTAGACCGGCACCTAACATCCTCAGCGAACGTCGAATAGCCGAGAACCTCCCACCAACCCAGGTGCAACAGACACAACCGCCGCAGCAGCAACCAATGCCGAATCAGCAGACATTGCATCAGCGACTGACAGATCATCAACAGAAGGGGCCTTCAGCGGGGCCCCCTGCAGATCAAAAGCCCCCGTAA